A genomic window from Silurus meridionalis isolate SWU-2019-XX chromosome 21, ASM1480568v1, whole genome shotgun sequence includes:
- the smarcc1a gene encoding LOW QUALITY PROTEIN: SWI/SNF complex subunit SMARCC1 (The sequence of the model RefSeq protein was modified relative to this genomic sequence to represent the inferred CDS: inserted 1 base in 1 codon) — MATAGTAATAAGGTGSGGSAAGQAGPGASVGRKKDGGPSAKFWESAETVSQLETVRQWVGKHYKKYVQADSPSCKSLAGLVIQLLQFQEDAFGRRVSNPALTKLPAKSFLDFKAGGALCHILGSAYKFKSEQGWRRFDLQNPSRMDRNVEMFMNIEKTLAQNNCLTRPNVYIASDVDQKQASKLKDIIKRHQGSITDDKSKATHLIYPSPAQTEEEEWLRPVMRKDKQVLVHWGNYPDSYDTWVSASDMDGEIEDPPSSEKPWRVHAKWVLDTDAFNEWMNEEDYEVDENRKPVIFRQRIFPKEEESSRTPDRKERKSLAGGKKRRRSPSPPSTPAESRKKGNKKGNTGPHWKRRGHRDDDEQDEDLTKDMEDPSPVPGMEEVSLPKNVNQKKDSENAPVKGGTMADLDEQEDGSVGSGGKDDDEQGKXEVNRLMDSGEDNVTEQTHHIIIPSYSAWFDYNSIHEIERRALPEFFNGKNKSKSPEIYLAYRNFMIDTYRLNPQEYLTSTSCRRNLTGDVCAVMRVHAFLEQWGLINYQVDADSRPMPMGPPPTPHFNVLADTPSGLVPLHHRPPQVPSAQQMLNFPEKSKEKPTDLQNFGLRTDMYSKKNPKSKGGSGTREWTEQETLLLLEALEMYKDDWNKVSEHVGSRTQDECILHFLRLPIEDPYLESSEASLGPLAYQPVPFSQSGNPVMSTVAFLASVVDPRVAAAAAKAALEEFSRVREEVPAELVEAHVKKVQEAARSTGKVDPSYGLDSSGIAGTAPDEPEKTETTETEKMETDSETQQGEKTESKEETEKVSEAAEKPAEGEKVKSEMAEKPEGEEDEGDGVELKEVGAADEKEKEEAMEVTEGVKEGEETTTEDSKKKLELDIGEGNVATAAAAALASAATKAKHLAAVEERKIKSLVALLVETQMKKLEIKLRHFEELETIMDREKEALELQRQQLLTERQAFHMEQLKYAEMKARQQMEQQAAAAAAAQHGQLAPPSQHGAPPPSHIPPPGMHPGPGYPPMHHPMGPHHPPQTVPMVGPVQPMSGRMLPVAPPGAMPGAPPGVMPPMMGPRHPGAPNGMYTGPPPPPPPSSAQPDGIPPGPVTSLPVRPPEN, encoded by the exons ATGGCGACTGCGGGAACTGCGGCGACTGCGGCGGGAGGCACGGGCTCCGGGGGATCAGCGGCCGGCCAGGCGGGACCCGGGGCTTCGGTGGGCAGGAAGAAGGACGGAGGCCCGTCGGCTAAATTCTGGGAGAGCGCTGAGACGGTCTCGCAGCTCGAGACGGTTCGGCAGTGGGTCGGAAAACACTACAAAAAG TATGTTCAGGCCGACTCTCCGTCCTGTAAATCTTTGGCTGGACTGGTGATTCAGCTGCTCCAGTTCCAGGAGGATGCGTTCGGACGCCGAGTGAGCAATCCGGCCCTCACCAAACTCCCT gCGAAGAGCTTCTTAGACTTTAAAgctggtggagctctgtgtcaCATCCTGGGATCTGCTTATAAGTTCAAGAGTGAACAGGGATG GCGTCGATTCGATTTGCAGAATCCATCCAGGATGGACagaaatgtggaaatgtttatgaatattGAGAAAACTCTTGCACAG AATAACTGTCTGACTCGACCAAACGTGTACATCGCATCTGACGTGGACCAAAAACAGGCTAGCAAACTGAAAGACATCATTAAGAGACATCAG GGATCCATCACTGATGACAAATCCAAAGCCACACATCTCATATATCCTTCTCCAGCTCAGACAGAGGAAG aggagtggcTGCGTCCCGTCATGCGCAAAGACAAACAGGTGCTGGTGCACTGGGGGAATTATCCAGACAg ttaCGATACCTGGGTTTCTGCCAGTGACATGGACGGTGAGATTGAGGATCCTCCGAGCTCAGAGAAACCGTGGAGG GTGCACGCCAAGTGGGTCCTGGATACGGACGCGTTTAACGAGTGGATGAACGAGGAAGATTACGAAGTAGACGAGAACAGGAAGCCGGTGATCTTCCGCCAGCGCATCTTCCCTAAAGAGGAGGAG TCTTCCCGTACACCTGATCGTAAGGAGCGAAAGTCACTGGCTGGAGGAAAGAAGAGGCGTCGCTCCCCATCCCCCCCGAGCACCCCCGCTGAGTCCCGCAAGAAGGGCAACAAGAAGGG GAACACCGGGCCACACTGGAAGCGCAGAGGACAtcgtgatgatgatgagcaggACGAAGATCTCACCAAGGATATGGAGGATCCATCTCCTGTTCCAGGAATGGAGGAGGTTTCACTGCCTAAGAATG TGAATCAGAAGAAGGACAGTGAGAACGCCCCGGTTAAAGGAGGAACCATGGCTGATCTGG ATGAACAGGAAGACGGCTCTGTGGGTTCTGGTGGGAAG gatgATGATGAACAGGGAA TGGAGGTAAACCGTCTCATGGACTCTGGTGAAGATAACGTGACCGAACAAACGCATCACATCATCATTCCCAGCTACTCGGCCTGGTTCGACTACAACTC gatTCATGAAATAGAGAGACGAGCCTTACCAGAGTTCTTTAATGGAAAAAACAAGTCTAAATCTCCAGAGAT ATATCTCGCGTATCGTAACTTCATGATCGATACGTACCGACTGAACCCTCAGGAATatctcacctccacctcctgcaGACGCAACCTCACTGGAGATGTGTGTGCTGTtatgag ggtgcACGCATTCCTGGAGCAGTGGGGTCTCATTAATTATCAGGTGGATGCTGACAGCAGGCCGATGCCAATGGGTCCTCCACCCACACCCCACTTTAACGTTCTTGCTGATACTCCATCAGGTCTTGTCCCTCTCCACCATCGCCCCCCGCAG gTTCCCTCGGCTCAGCAGATGCTCAACTTCCCagagaaaagcaaagaaaaacccACCGACCTGCAGAACTTTGGCCTCAGGACAGATATGTACTCGAAGAAGAATCCTAAG AGTAAAGGAGGAAGTGGTACCCGAGAATGGACTGAGCAGGAAACTCTGCTGCTGTTAGAG GCTTTGGAGATGTATAAGGACGACTGGAACAAGGTTTCGGAGCATGTTGGCAGCAGGACACAGGACGAGTGTATCCTTCATTTCCTGCGGCTGCCTATTGAGGACCCGTACCTGGAGAGTTCGGAGGCGTCTCTCGGGCCCCTGGCGTATCAGCCCGTCCCTTTCAGCCAGTCAGGAAACCCTGTGATGAGCACCGTGGCCTTCCTCGCATCCGTGGTGGACCCCAGAGTGGCTGCAGCTGCCGCTAAGGCTgctctcg aggagttcTCCCGTGTGAGAGAGGAAGTCCCAGCTGAGCTGGTCGAGGCTCATGTGAAGAAGGTTCAGGAGGCAGCGAGGAGCACAGGGAAAGTGGACCCCTCCTATGGCCTGGACAGCAGCGGCATCGCGGGAACAGCTCCGGACGAGCCGGAGAAAACCG AAACCACAGAAACCGAGAAGATGGAAACAGATTCGGAGACTCAGCAGGGAGAGAAG ACTGAGTCTAAGGAGGAGacagagaaagtgagtgaggCAGCAGAGAAACCAGCGGAGGGAGAGAAAGTGAAGAGTGAGATGGCAGAGAAACCCGAGGGTGAGGAAGATGAGGGTGATGGTGTAGAGCTGAAGGAAGTCGGTGCTGCTGATG aaaaagagaaagaggaggcgATGGAAGTGACTGAAGGAGTGAAGGAGGGAGAGGAAACCACGACAGAGGATAGCAAGAAGAAGCTGGAGCTTGATATCGGAGAGGGAAATGTTGCCACTGCTGCGGCTGCCGCTCTCGCCTCTGCTGCCACAAAGGCtaag CACTTGGCAgcagtggaggagaggaagatcAAGTCTCTGGTGGCTCTGCTGGTGGAGACACAGATGAAGAAGTTGGAGATTAAACTGCGTCACTTTGAGGAGCTGGAGACCATCATGGACCGAGAGAAAGAGGCG TTGGAGTTGCAGAGACAGCAGTTGTTGACGGAGAGGCAGGCGTTCCACATGGAGCAGCTGAAGTATGCTGAGATGAAAGCACGTCAGCAGATGGAGCAACAGGCAGCAGCAGCCGCTGCAGCTCAGCATGGACAGTTAGCCCCGCCCTCTCAACATGGTGCTCCTCCCCCATCTCATATACCGCCTCCAGGTATGCATCCGGGGCCTGGATACCCCCCGATGCACCACCCCATGGGGCCGCATCATCCTCCACAGACAG tacCAATGGTTGGACCAGTGCAGCCCATGTCTGGCCGTATGCTGCCCGTTGCCCCCCCTGGTGCGATGCCCGGAGCACCACCAGGTGTGATGCCCCCTATGATGGGCCCCAGGCACCCCGGGGCCCCGAATggcatgt ACACGGGgccgcctcctcctcctcctccttcgtCTGCACAGCCTGATGGGATACCGCCAGGTCCagtgacatcacttcctgttcgCCCTCCTGAAAACTAA